A single window of Methanomassiliicoccales archaeon DNA harbors:
- a CDS encoding response regulator, which translates to MTSKEIHVLVVDDEQELCELTKAYLDLQGEMVVDTAFSAQGARDILTYKRYDIVLSDYMLPGENGIQFLTSLRTAGNRIPFILFTCKEREEIIIDALNSGANGYMQKGGSAVTQYKELENLIRTLVQQNRTEEALKDSEARYRDMVELIPAAIFEMDLSGNFTFLNHFALELFGYTSKEFGEGIEAMDVLVPEDSTRVFENLQRILQKNGTSSEEYTALKKDGTKLPISMTSSIILHHGHPVGLRGVVNAIRSTGPVVMS; encoded by the coding sequence ATGACCTCCAAAGAGATACATGTCCTTGTCGTCGATGATGAACAGGAATTATGCGAACTGACAAAGGCATATCTGGATCTTCAAGGGGAAATGGTGGTGGACACCGCCTTCTCAGCGCAGGGAGCCAGAGATATCCTTACATACAAACGCTATGACATCGTTCTATCCGACTACATGTTGCCGGGGGAGAACGGCATCCAATTCCTGACCTCCCTGAGAACGGCAGGCAACAGGATCCCGTTCATCCTATTCACCTGCAAGGAACGGGAAGAGATCATCATCGATGCCCTGAACAGCGGTGCGAACGGCTACATGCAGAAGGGCGGCAGCGCGGTAACTCAGTACAAGGAACTTGAGAACCTGATCCGCACGCTGGTCCAGCAAAACCGGACCGAGGAGGCCTTGAAAGATAGCGAGGCACGCTATCGGGACATGGTGGAGCTGATACCGGCGGCCATCTTCGAGATGGACCTGAGCGGCAATTTCACTTTCCTGAACCATTTCGCCCTCGAGCTGTTCGGCTACACCAGCAAAGAATTCGGTGAAGGTATCGAGGCCATGGACGTCCTGGTGCCAGAGGATAGTACCCGGGTCTTTGAGAACCTGCAGAGGATCCTCCAGAAGAACGGGACAAGCTCTGAGGAATACACTGCGCTAAAGAAGGACGGAACGAAGTTACCCATATCTATGACCTCCTCGATCATTCTCCATCATGGACACCCGGTCGGTCTGAGAGGGGTCGTCAACGCGATCCGGTCCACAGGACCAGTTGTGATGAGTTAA
- a CDS encoding right-handed parallel beta-helix repeat-containing protein has protein sequence MTFFRFKGRSLTFLTIMFVGVLIGTSVLGAMPAQAATIAPVGNGTSVSVAYTIYKDSSGYTCAKNCANGAIDFRNTNSRWVIQKTIDKLSGGYILIKAGTYAITQTIYTNKVSIIGEGNATILKASGNVGGGMIKVTDGYWTLDYRLMSSRPNGITIGNLQINGLGGGSMKGVAFIDCLNSKMVRIYVHDILACQGLYMSNSQYCSISRCQIYNVGDNTAAHYGSGIAFGEASSTKVASSYITIDNCLISKTSMSSIDLEPANHVTITNCVFREAAMWKNYYNPVITEYRVSGYAANDYITVSGCNANGGFNEFIVLTPSSHSVVKNNVITQTRGSCTPIYVTYSQYDTITGNKITTASSQPIHLVGCSSCTVSGNTIIKR, from the coding sequence ATGACATTTTTCAGGTTCAAGGGCAGGTCCCTGACGTTCCTGACCATCATGTTCGTGGGAGTTTTGATCGGAACATCGGTCTTGGGTGCGATGCCGGCCCAAGCGGCGACGATCGCCCCGGTGGGGAATGGAACATCGGTCTCAGTGGCGTACACTATCTACAAGGACAGCAGCGGTTACACCTGTGCGAAGAACTGCGCCAACGGTGCCATCGATTTCCGTAACACGAACTCGAGATGGGTAATTCAAAAGACCATCGACAAGCTGTCGGGCGGTTACATATTGATCAAGGCCGGAACCTATGCGATTACCCAGACGATCTACACCAACAAGGTGTCGATCATCGGTGAGGGTAACGCAACCATCCTGAAGGCCAGCGGCAATGTGGGAGGCGGTATGATCAAGGTGACCGATGGCTACTGGACACTGGACTACAGGTTGATGTCGAGTCGCCCGAATGGAATAACCATCGGCAATCTGCAGATCAATGGCCTGGGCGGTGGATCGATGAAAGGGGTCGCCTTCATTGATTGCCTCAACAGCAAGATGGTCCGCATCTATGTCCATGACATATTGGCCTGTCAGGGGCTCTACATGTCCAACTCGCAATATTGTAGCATCTCCCGTTGCCAGATCTACAACGTCGGGGACAACACAGCAGCCCATTACGGATCGGGAATAGCTTTCGGTGAGGCGTCATCGACGAAGGTCGCTTCCTCCTATATCACCATCGATAACTGCCTGATAAGCAAGACATCGATGTCCTCGATAGACCTGGAGCCGGCCAACCACGTGACCATCACCAACTGCGTGTTCCGCGAGGCCGCCATGTGGAAGAACTACTACAACCCGGTGATAACGGAGTATCGGGTGTCAGGGTATGCAGCAAATGACTACATCACAGTGAGCGGATGCAACGCCAACGGCGGATTCAATGAATTCATCGTTCTGACGCCAAGCAGCCATTCCGTGGTCAAGAACAACGTCATTACGCAAACCCGCGGTTCGTGCACCCCTATCTACGTGACCTACTCGCAATACGACACGATCACCGGAAACAAGATCACGACCGCTTCGAGCCAGCCGATCCACCTTGTGGGTTGCAGTTCATGCACTGTCTCGGGCAACACGATCATCAAGCGGTGA
- a CDS encoding NosD domain-containing protein: MKIAGSKGLLILVTFSLVVSIFSSVGTIGVVQASGPTYIPHSTIHIDNNNDLLSLRAAGGCTGSGTANDPYVINGYDISGTGGACIYVANITVRLVISNSYLHGNNYGIEVIRSNYVTVTNNNCSGNDPYGIWLRSTGNDTVTNNVCIDAAHGIYTSAAYDNIINNNTCRATRACAVMLDKDSNRNVISNNTCYSSGDNGIYVLHSDRNTISNNTLKNNKGHGIHLADSDFNNLYGNVLIVNNKSTSVYNALHQQCADTGVGNHWNTGSYGNYWSDWTTPDANADGIIDRPYPIGEGSSKDYYPLASINVPGPTIPGVPTGLIATAGNGQVGLVWSAPSSNGGAAIDYYIVYQGGADVKHISGTTYTVAGLANGHSYSFTVAAHNPAGTGAQTSSVSSTPISVPNVPTGLTAIAGNGQVALNWTAPSFNGGTAIDHYIVYQGGIDVAHVASTSTTITGLVNGQSYSFAVSAHGSAGIGTQSSPVVSIPFTVPGVPTGLKAIAGTGRVSLNWTAPSSNGGTAIDYYVIYQDGADVKHASSTSYTVAGLTGGQSYSFKVTAHNAAGTGAQTSTVSSTPVNVPSITLGWGTAKLLETGSGDASTPQVAVGTDGNAMVVWQQYDGTYYNIYASSYSSGAWGTVTLIETISGSADSPQIAMDNNGNAVAVWRQYDGAYYSIYANTYAAGAWGTAQLLETATGDAKTPQVAMDNNGNAVAVWGQYDGAYYSTYANRYTAGAWGAAKLIETAKGDAQIPQVAMDNNGNAIVVWVQLDNVWRLSIYASKYTNAIGWGTTQLLETSNVDAGSPQVAMDNNGNAIVVWVQAGMIYADRYSAGAWGTAQPIKTSTVWGSSPQVAMDNNGNAVAIWAQGGSIYANRYSAGAWGTAKLLNTSAGWAMTPQVAMDNNGNAVAIWAQGGSIYANRYSAGAWGTAKLIETGAKDAFVPQVAMDGSGNALAVWQQNDGSHLSIYGNTYGANA, from the coding sequence ATGAAGATAGCAGGCAGCAAGGGACTTCTGATTCTAGTAACATTCTCGTTGGTCGTGTCGATCTTCTCTTCGGTGGGAACGATCGGTGTCGTACAGGCGAGCGGGCCGACTTATATTCCACATTCGACCATCCACATTGACAATAACAATGATCTGCTGAGCCTGAGAGCAGCAGGCGGTTGCACCGGATCGGGGACCGCGAACGACCCTTATGTCATCAACGGGTACGATATATCTGGCACGGGCGGCGCATGCATTTATGTTGCGAATATAACTGTCCGGCTGGTCATCAGCAACAGCTACCTGCATGGTAACAATTATGGCATCGAAGTGATAAGATCCAACTATGTCACCGTGACCAACAACAACTGCAGCGGAAATGATCCATATGGCATCTGGCTGCGCAGCACGGGAAACGACACCGTAACAAACAATGTCTGCATAGACGCCGCTCACGGCATCTACACGTCTGCCGCGTATGACAACATCATAAACAATAACACCTGCCGGGCGACCAGGGCATGCGCAGTAATGCTGGACAAAGACTCCAACAGGAACGTTATTTCCAACAACACCTGCTACTCAAGCGGTGACAATGGCATCTATGTGCTGCATTCTGACCGCAATACCATATCGAACAACACCTTGAAGAACAACAAGGGGCACGGCATCCATCTTGCAGACTCCGACTTCAACAACCTATACGGCAACGTATTGATCGTGAACAACAAGTCGACGTCCGTCTATAATGCGTTGCACCAGCAATGCGCCGATACCGGAGTGGGTAACCATTGGAACACCGGTTCATACGGCAATTACTGGAGCGACTGGACGACGCCGGATGCCAACGCAGATGGGATAATCGATAGACCCTATCCGATCGGAGAGGGCAGCAGCAAGGACTACTACCCCCTGGCAAGCATAAATGTCCCCGGTCCGACCATTCCAGGCGTCCCGACCGGTCTGATCGCCACCGCCGGCAATGGACAGGTAGGTCTTGTATGGAGCGCGCCGAGCAGCAACGGTGGGGCGGCGATCGACTACTACATCGTCTACCAGGGAGGCGCTGATGTAAAGCACATCTCGGGTACGACCTACACTGTGGCCGGTCTTGCGAACGGCCATAGCTATTCGTTCACGGTCGCGGCCCACAACCCCGCTGGGACCGGGGCCCAGACATCGTCTGTCAGTTCAACACCGATAAGCGTGCCCAATGTTCCCACCGGTCTGACCGCCATCGCAGGAAACGGGCAGGTGGCATTGAACTGGACGGCTCCTTCCTTCAATGGTGGAACAGCGATCGACCATTACATCGTGTACCAGGGCGGGATCGATGTCGCCCATGTCGCTTCCACATCGACCACGATCACCGGTCTTGTGAACGGTCAGAGCTACTCGTTCGCCGTCTCTGCACATGGTTCCGCAGGTATCGGTACTCAGTCATCACCGGTCGTTTCAATACCGTTTACGGTGCCTGGTGTCCCGACCGGTCTCAAGGCCATTGCGGGAACTGGTCGGGTGTCATTGAACTGGACCGCCCCCTCCTCCAACGGCGGGACAGCGATCGACTATTACGTGATCTATCAGGACGGCGCCGATGTTAAGCATGCCTCGAGTACGTCATACACGGTGGCTGGCCTCACAGGCGGGCAGTCCTATTCATTCAAGGTCACGGCGCACAACGCTGCCGGGACCGGAGCTCAGACATCGACCGTAAGTTCGACGCCGGTGAACGTCCCGAGCATCACATTGGGTTGGGGGACCGCCAAGCTACTGGAGACAGGTTCTGGAGATGCCTCGACCCCCCAGGTGGCTGTGGGCACCGACGGCAATGCCATGGTCGTCTGGCAGCAGTATGACGGCACCTATTACAACATCTACGCCAGTAGCTATTCGTCTGGAGCCTGGGGAACGGTCACCCTGATCGAAACCATTAGCGGTTCAGCTGACTCACCGCAGATCGCCATGGATAACAACGGCAATGCGGTGGCGGTATGGCGGCAGTATGACGGTGCCTATTACAGCATATACGCCAACACGTATGCCGCGGGGGCCTGGGGAACCGCCCAGCTACTGGAGACAGCCACGGGAGACGCTAAGACACCGCAGGTCGCCATGGACAACAATGGCAACGCCGTGGCGGTATGGGGGCAGTATGACGGTGCCTATTACAGCACGTATGCCAACAGATACACTGCTGGTGCCTGGGGAGCCGCCAAGCTGATAGAGACGGCCAAGGGCGATGCCCAGATACCGCAGGTAGCCATGGACAACAATGGCAACGCGATCGTGGTATGGGTACAGCTGGACAACGTCTGGCGCCTTAGCATCTATGCCTCCAAGTATACCAATGCCATCGGCTGGGGAACGACGCAACTGCTGGAGACCTCCAATGTGGATGCTGGCAGCCCCCAGGTGGCCATGGACAACAATGGCAACGCGATCGTGGTATGGGTACAGGCCGGTATGATCTATGCCGACCGGTATTCGGCGGGAGCGTGGGGAACGGCACAGCCAATCAAGACCTCCACTGTCTGGGGATCGAGCCCCCAGGTGGCCATGGACAACAATGGCAACGCGGTGGCCATATGGGCACAGGGCGGCAGCATCTATGCCAACCGGTATTCGGCGGGAGCGTGGGGAACGGCAAAGCTACTGAACACGTCCGCAGGCTGGGCCATGACCCCCCAGGTGGCCATGGACAACAATGGCAACGCGGTGGCCATATGGGCACAGGGCGGCAGCATCTATGCCAACCGGTATTCGGCGGGAGCATGGGGAACGGCAAAGCTAATCGAGACCGGCGCCAAGGATGCATTCGTCCCCCAGGTCGCCATGGATGGTTCGGGCAATGCCTTGGCCGTATGGCAGCAGAACGATGGGTCGCATCTGAGCATCTATGGGAACACCTATGGCGCCAATGCGTGA
- a CDS encoding trypsin-like peptidase domain-containing protein: MTAEFEERHVQAVEKAGASIVNVRSGTSHGGACCGPFHRMGSGSGLVLDDKGHILTNHHVVCDMDSVTVIMGNGHVFTGKVVGGDQRTDIAVVKIESDELVPAVLADSDDLKLGQPILAMGNSFGLPHGPVVTSGVVSYLPRGLSGHEGMIALWTDATINPGNRGGALVDLDGNVIAVNAVRAPYAEGMGQAIPVNMAKSIAAQIIEHGKVQRAWLGVTAYDVTTALAYQFQLPDTDGAFVAETAPEGPAETAGLHMGDVVLSLDDKHVGNVSDLLTALTGMKSGQEIDVKVRRNGRTEAVRVTLGTRPY, encoded by the coding sequence ATGACCGCAGAATTCGAAGAAAGACATGTCCAAGCCGTTGAGAAGGCCGGTGCAAGTATCGTGAACGTTCGTTCCGGGACATCCCATGGAGGTGCATGCTGCGGACCGTTCCATAGGATGGGTTCAGGGTCGGGGCTGGTCCTGGATGACAAGGGCCACATCCTCACGAACCATCATGTGGTATGCGATATGGACTCGGTCACCGTGATCATGGGCAACGGCCACGTGTTCACCGGGAAGGTCGTAGGCGGAGACCAGCGCACGGACATCGCGGTTGTCAAGATCGAATCGGATGAGCTCGTTCCCGCCGTTCTGGCAGATTCCGACGATCTGAAACTCGGGCAGCCGATATTGGCCATGGGCAATTCCTTTGGTCTTCCACATGGACCTGTGGTCACATCTGGCGTTGTAAGCTACCTGCCTCGCGGACTGAGCGGCCATGAGGGCATGATAGCCCTATGGACCGATGCCACGATCAACCCGGGGAACAGAGGCGGCGCACTGGTCGATTTGGATGGCAATGTAATTGCCGTCAACGCGGTTCGAGCCCCCTACGCAGAAGGGATGGGCCAGGCGATTCCGGTCAATATGGCCAAGAGCATCGCGGCGCAGATCATCGAGCACGGCAAGGTTCAGAGGGCATGGCTCGGAGTGACCGCCTATGACGTCACAACCGCCCTTGCCTATCAGTTCCAGCTTCCCGACACGGACGGAGCGTTCGTGGCCGAGACGGCACCGGAAGGGCCGGCGGAGACCGCGGGCCTGCACATGGGCGATGTCGTTCTAAGCCTAGACGACAAGCACGTGGGAAACGTATCGGACCTGTTGACGGCCCTTACTGGCATGAAATCCGGCCAGGAGATCGACGTGAAAGTAAGACGAAACG
- a CDS encoding right-handed parallel beta-helix repeat-containing protein encodes MSKFQFKSRSLTFLSFLFVGALIGMSFMGAVPVQALSAPVGDGTSVSVAYTIYKDGSGYTCAKNSATGAIDYRNTNSKWVIQKAIDKLSGGYILIKAGKYDITQTIYTNKVSIIGEGNATVLDATTACTGAVIRVCNNYWTLDYRYMSARPNGITIGNMQIDGNRAVRTNGLLEGVGFINCLNSHMVRIYAHDIIGGQGLYMSNSQYCTIVDCQIYNVGDNTAAHYGSGIAFGEASEIKVPCSYITIDNCLISRASMSSIDLEPANNVVIKNCVFREATTWKGYPTPVITEYAVYGYAPANDYITVTGCNVNGAFSEFVVLTPSSHSVIKNNVVTQTAGTTTAIYSTNSHSNTITGNVIKTASPRPIQLVGCTSCTVSGNTILAR; translated from the coding sequence ATGAGTAAATTCCAGTTCAAAAGTAGGTCCTTGACGTTCCTATCCTTCTTGTTTGTGGGAGCGTTGATCGGTATGTCTTTCATGGGTGCTGTGCCCGTCCAAGCGCTTTCGGCTCCGGTGGGCGATGGAACGTCGGTCTCCGTGGCCTACACCATCTACAAGGATGGCAGCGGTTACACCTGCGCAAAGAACAGCGCGACCGGGGCCATCGATTATAGGAACACCAACTCGAAATGGGTGATCCAGAAGGCCATCGACAAGCTTTCGGGCGGTTATATCCTGATCAAAGCCGGAAAATATGACATAACCCAGACCATCTACACCAACAAGGTGTCGATCATCGGCGAGGGGAACGCGACGGTGTTGGACGCCACCACCGCCTGCACTGGTGCGGTCATTAGGGTGTGCAATAACTACTGGACACTAGATTACAGATACATGTCCGCACGCCCCAACGGGATAACCATCGGCAACATGCAGATCGACGGCAACCGTGCGGTCCGGACCAATGGATTGCTGGAAGGGGTCGGCTTCATAAACTGCCTCAATAGCCACATGGTCAGGATCTATGCGCATGACATCATCGGCGGGCAGGGACTGTACATGTCCAACTCTCAGTACTGTACCATCGTCGATTGTCAGATCTACAACGTCGGAGACAACACCGCGGCCCATTACGGATCGGGCATAGCGTTCGGCGAGGCATCTGAGATCAAGGTCCCGTGCTCGTACATCACGATCGACAACTGTCTGATATCCAGGGCCTCGATGTCATCGATCGACCTGGAGCCGGCCAACAACGTGGTCATAAAGAACTGCGTTTTCCGTGAGGCTACCACCTGGAAGGGATATCCCACCCCGGTGATCACGGAATACGCGGTATATGGATACGCTCCAGCGAACGACTACATCACCGTGACCGGATGCAACGTCAACGGTGCGTTCAGTGAGTTCGTCGTTCTGACCCCGAGCAGCCACTCGGTGATCAAGAACAACGTCGTCACTCAGACCGCGGGCACGACCACGGCGATATACTCGACCAACTCGCACTCGAACACGATCACCGGTAACGTGATCAAGACCGCCTCGCCCAGGCCGATCCAACTCGTGGGCTGCACTTCGTGCACGGTCTCGGGCAACACGATCCTGGCCAGATGA
- a CDS encoding leucine-rich repeat protein: MNHKKLTALLATLMLLSPIVTLTVGSMVGTVSAEVSGSFEYSLNSDGTAVEITRYNGTGTSAVIPSVIAGKPVTSIGERAFSNCTALTAVTIPNSVLTIGAGAFQNCYSLTALTIPNSVSSIGEGAFYDVGLRSVVIPNSMKVIEDNLFFDCYSLTSVTIPVSITSIGDYSFGNCYQLSSIIIPKSVTNIGAGAFSNCGLKTAVIPESVSAIKDRCFQGCYALTSVTIPVSVTSLGNYSFNNCYALSSITIPSNVTSLGDYLFSNCYKLKSAAIMGSVSNIGAGAFSNCYELAAITFYDNAPSMGVGWKTGCGGNLTVSYYQGATGFTDLSWSGVILHQMTSPNAPRNLTAVTGDSRVTLSWKVPSGPLGISTASYLVYQNDICVERVVGTSEKISGLTNGLSYNFTVVLTNTKGNLLNSTSIVVRVPIIGVAVDGTANDIDGNPIANATVTLSNGTVVMTNEYGQFMILGVKAGNYSLTIAKDGYSTITQNVTVTSEKNADLDSVVLQAIDPPASNGSGSGDLTLIIAAVAIAAVIAVYFLFFRKPKASGRRKK, from the coding sequence ATGAATCATAAGAAGCTCACCGCCTTGCTGGCAACGCTCATGCTCTTATCACCGATTGTCACGTTGACAGTTGGATCGATGGTCGGCACGGTGTCCGCTGAGGTAAGCGGCAGTTTCGAATATTCACTCAACAGCGATGGAACGGCGGTTGAGATCACTAGATATAACGGCACAGGTACAAGCGCGGTCATTCCCAGCGTGATCGCCGGCAAGCCAGTCACCTCCATCGGGGAGCGGGCTTTTAGCAATTGTACTGCCTTGACGGCCGTGACCATCCCCAACAGCGTCCTGACCATCGGAGCGGGCGCTTTCCAGAACTGCTATTCCTTGACAGCCCTGACAATACCGAACAGCGTCTCAAGCATCGGGGAGGGGGCGTTCTACGATGTCGGCCTTCGTTCGGTCGTCATCCCGAACAGCATGAAGGTCATCGAGGACAACCTGTTCTTCGACTGCTATTCCCTGACCTCGGTGACGATTCCAGTCAGCATAACCAGCATCGGGGACTATTCGTTCGGCAACTGCTACCAGCTGAGCAGCATCATTATTCCCAAGAGCGTCACCAACATAGGCGCCGGTGCATTCTCTAACTGCGGCCTGAAGACGGCGGTCATACCGGAGAGCGTCAGCGCGATCAAGGATCGCTGCTTTCAGGGCTGTTATGCCCTGACCTCGGTGACCATACCCGTCAGCGTCACAAGCCTTGGCAATTATTCTTTCAACAATTGCTATGCACTGTCTTCCATCACGATCCCCAGCAACGTAACGAGCCTGGGGGATTACCTTTTCAGTAACTGTTACAAACTGAAATCGGCGGCCATTATGGGAAGTGTCTCGAACATAGGGGCTGGCGCTTTCTCAAACTGTTACGAGCTGGCCGCGATCACCTTCTATGACAACGCACCCTCCATGGGGGTTGGCTGGAAGACCGGATGCGGGGGAAATTTGACGGTCTCTTACTACCAAGGAGCGACCGGATTCACCGACCTGTCATGGAGCGGAGTGATACTCCATCAAATGACGTCGCCCAACGCCCCCCGGAACCTTACCGCAGTGACTGGAGACAGCAGAGTGACCTTATCATGGAAGGTCCCGAGCGGCCCCCTTGGCATTTCCACCGCGAGCTATCTTGTCTATCAGAACGATATCTGTGTCGAGCGGGTGGTCGGTACCTCGGAGAAGATCAGCGGCCTGACGAATGGATTGTCCTACAACTTCACCGTCGTCCTCACCAACACAAAGGGAAATCTGCTTAATTCCACCTCCATCGTGGTCAGGGTGCCCATCATAGGGGTCGCGGTCGATGGGACGGCCAACGATATCGACGGAAACCCGATTGCGAACGCCACCGTTACTCTAAGCAACGGCACGGTCGTGATGACGAACGAATACGGGCAATTCATGATCCTTGGGGTCAAGGCAGGCAATTATAGTCTCACCATTGCCAAGGACGGTTACTCGACCATCACGCAGAACGTGACGGTCACATCCGAAAAGAATGCCGATCTCGATTCCGTCGTCCTTCAGGCTATCGATCCTCCCGCCAGCAATGGGTCGGGTTCAGGTGACCTGACCCTGATCATCGCCGCCGTGGCCATAGCGGCCGTCATCGCCGTATACTTCCTTTTCTTCCGTAAGCCAAAGGCTAGCGGCCGGCGCAAGAAGTAG
- a CDS encoding fibronectin type III domain-containing protein produces the protein MHKSTSILLAVLMLFSFSSTVLIISSSTASAQTSGDFSYETRSEIIGYLDWEPVEAETGVEITEYHGPGGDVVIPDSIDGVPVTSIGQDAFYFCGTLTSVTIPDSVTAIGIRAFGFCGSLTSVTIGNGVAAIQDEAFEGCFSLSTVRLGDATDTIGMRAFGYCYVLSSLTVPQNVTSIGEMAFAYCFGLNTVTFNGNAPSVGADWTYQRNVIPGTPGLIVNYYHGATGFAPSWNGAATVCLLRAPAAPDLMISSHRDQYAVLTWNVPDDGGSPIDRYTAYQNGIAVATTIANAANITGLGNNQTYMFTVSAHNSLGDGPNSTEVFVTPGKQLMVEKTSPINETPGAVGSSESIIVATSLVAALTAMGAVMCFVGRRKESA, from the coding sequence GTGCACAAGTCAACTTCCATACTATTGGCCGTTTTGATGCTGTTTTCATTCTCTTCCACCGTCTTGATCATCTCCTCCAGCACAGCGTCCGCCCAGACCAGCGGCGATTTCAGCTATGAGACGAGATCCGAGATAATCGGATACCTGGATTGGGAGCCTGTCGAAGCGGAGACAGGGGTAGAGATAACCGAATACCATGGACCGGGCGGCGATGTCGTCATTCCAGACTCAATCGACGGCGTTCCCGTTACCAGCATTGGTCAGGACGCGTTCTATTTCTGCGGCACTCTGACCTCGGTCACCATTCCAGATAGCGTGACCGCCATTGGCATCAGGGCGTTCGGGTTCTGCGGCTCTCTAACATCCGTCACGATCGGCAACGGTGTCGCCGCCATTCAGGATGAGGCCTTCGAAGGTTGCTTCTCCCTTTCCACCGTCAGGTTGGGAGATGCGACGGACACCATCGGAATGAGGGCATTCGGGTATTGCTACGTTCTGTCATCGTTGACCGTACCGCAGAACGTCACCAGCATCGGAGAGATGGCGTTCGCCTACTGTTTCGGCCTGAACACGGTAACGTTCAATGGCAACGCGCCGTCGGTCGGCGCCGATTGGACCTATCAACGCAACGTGATCCCGGGAACACCTGGGCTCATCGTCAACTACTATCACGGAGCGACCGGGTTCGCTCCCAGCTGGAACGGCGCGGCCACCGTTTGTCTGTTGAGAGCGCCGGCCGCCCCCGACCTGATGATATCAAGCCACAGGGACCAGTATGCGGTGCTCACATGGAACGTGCCCGACGATGGCGGTTCTCCGATCGACCGATACACAGCATACCAGAACGGAATCGCTGTCGCCACGACGATCGCCAATGCAGCCAATATCACCGGCCTGGGGAACAACCAGACCTACATGTTCACGGTATCGGCGCACAATTCGCTTGGTGATGGACCCAATTCCACAGAAGTTTTTGTCACTCCTGGAAAACAGTTGATGGTGGAGAAGACCTCACCGATCAATGAAACGCCTGGCGCCGTCGGCAGTTCGGAGAGCATCATTGTGGCGACCTCCCTTGTGGCTGCCTTGACGGCCATGGGCGCGGTAATGTGCTTCGTGGGAAGGAGGAAGGAAAGCGCCTGA